From the genome of Flavobacterium sediminis:
GTAGCATAACCGGCATTAATCATTCCATAATGTATCCGCAACTTGAACCATTCTCCCGTTTGAAATGCTTCTTCATTTTGTACAAAAGAATTTGTCGTAACAAAAATTAAAAGTAAAAGGGCTATTTTTTTCATTTGTCAGCTTTTTAGTGAGTGTCTAAATTATAACAATCACATAACCTACTCATTACCAATGTGTAACTTTTCTGTTGTGATTAAACACACTTGAAATGCAATTTCTGTTCCAAAAATACTAAAACAAAAAAACCCAGTCAAAATTAATGACTGAGTTTTTTATGCTATTAACCAACCAAAAACTATAAATTATGAAAAATTATCTGCAAAAAAACGAACATATCGTCCCTTTTTTTGCGAGTGCAAAGGTAATTACTTTTTAAATTTTTCTTTATGAAAAATAAACTTTAACCTTTTTAACACATTATTTTCAATACTTTAGGTTTAAAAATTGATTACTTTATAATAAAAATCAGTTTTTATAATGTACCTCTCAAAGCCTGTTCTCTTTCAATAGATTCAAAAAGTGCTTTAAAGTTTCCTGCTCCAAAGCCTCTTGCTCCCATTCTTTGTATAATTTCAAAGAAAAGCGTAGGTCTGTCTTCAACAGGTTTTGTAAAAATCTGTAACAAATATCCTTCTTCATCGGCATCAATCATAATCCCTAAGCCTTTTAACGTTTCTATATCTTCTCTCAATTCATGAGAGTGCTCTTCCAAACGCCCCGGAACTGCTTTGTAATATTCTTCCGGCGGAGTTGTTAAAAATTCCACACCTCTTGAACGCAATGCTGATACTGTTTCAATAATATTATCTGTTGCTACGGCAATATGTTGTACTCCTGCCCCTTCATAAAAGTCAAGATATTCTTCAATCTGTGATTTTTTAATTCCTTCTGCCGGTTCGTTAATCGGGAATTTAACACGTCCGTTACCATTGCTCATTACTTTACTCATCAAGGCAGAGTATTCAGTATGGATCTGAGTATCATCAAAAGATAAGAAATTCTCAAAGCCCATTACATCTTCGTACCATTTTACCCAGGTGTTCATTTCACCCCAACCTACATTTCCTACCATGTGATCTATGTATTTTAAACCTACCGGCTCCGGATTATATTGTGTTTTCCATTCTACAAAGCCCGGCATAAAAGTACCGTTGTAATTTTTGCGCTCTACAAACATATGAACAGTCTCTCCATAAGTATAAATACCTGCTCTTACAACCTCCCCGAATTCATCTTTTTCAACAGTAGGCTCCATAAATACTTTTGCCCCTCTTTTTGTTGTTTCTTCAAAAGCAGAACGCGCATCTTCCACCCAAAGAGCCACTACCTTAACACCATCACCGTGTTTTACAATATGCTCATTGATAGGCGATTTACTATTTAGCGGTGTTGTCAACACTAATCTGATCTTATTTTGTACCAAAACATAGCTCACCTCATCTCTTGATCCTGTTTCTAATCCTTTATATGCTAAAGATTGGAAGCCAAAAGCCGATTTATAAAAATGAGCGGCTTGTTTTGCATTTCCTACATAAAATTCAACGTAATCAGTTCCTAAAAGCGGAAGGAAATCTTGTGCTCCTTCAAATATTTTTTCCAGTCCGTATTCTACGGATTTTACTTCTTTTGCCATGATAATCTATAGTTTGTGTGTTATTTTAGGTCAATGACCTTATGTGTTTATTTAATAGTTTTTGTTTTCCAACGAAAATTAGTCCAACCAAGATTGGTAATACTTCTCATCTGCTATTTTCATAGCATCTTCCGTAACCATTAAAGGTTTAAAAGTATCTACCATAACTGCTAACTCCAATGTTTCTTTTTTCCCGATACTTCTTTCGACTGCTCCGGGATGCGGACCATGTGGAATCCCTGCCGGATGCAGTGAAATATGTCCGGCTTCAATATCGTTACGGCTCATAAAATCACCATCAACATAATATAGTACTTCATCACTATCAATATTGCTGTGATTGTAAGGCGCCGGAATAGATTGCGGATGGTAATCGTACAAACGCGGAACGAATGAACATATTACAAAAGCGTCTGTTTCAAAAGTTTGATGGATTGGCGGCGGAAGATGAATTCTTCCCGTAATCGGTTCAAAATCATGAATTGAAAAAGCATACGGATAATTGTAACCGTCATACCCCACTACATCAAAGGGATGTGTAGCATAGACCATATCAAAGATCTCATCTCTTTTCTTGATTTTGATAAGAAAATCTCCTTTTTCGTCATTGGTTTCTAATTCTTCGGGGCGACGTATATCGCGCTCGCAAAACGGAGAATGTTCTAAAAGTTGCCCGAACCAGTTACGGTATCTTTTAGGAGTATAAACCGGACGATGAGACTCTACTATAAACAGACGATTATCTTCTGTATCAAAATCTATTTTATAGATCATCCCTCTCGGAATAACTAAATAATCACCATATTTAAAATCCAGATTTCCTAACATGGTTCTCAGCTTTCCGGTTCCTTTATGAATAAAGATGACCTCGTCTGAATCCGTATTCTTATAGAAATAATCTGTAGTAGATTTTTTAGGCGCTGCCAAAACAATATGACAGTCAGAATTTGTCAACACAATCTTCCGGCTCTCCAGAAAATCATCTTGTGGTTCCACCTGAAACCCTCTCAAGCGATATGATTGAATATTATTAGATTTCGCGATTTTTGGCGCAACATCATATTGCCCTTTTATCTCTTTTACTTGTGTAGGGCGGTGTTCATGGTACATATTGGTTGACATTCCGTCAAATCCAATAGTACCGAAAAGTTGTTCGTAATACAAATCACCATTTTCTTTTCTAAACTGAACATGGCGTTTGTGTGGAATTTTTCCTAGTTTGTGATATATCGGCATCTCTTCAATTTTTTAAATTAAACAATGTAGTATGTAGCAATTTTCATTGTTACACTGAATAATTGACAAATTGAATTTCTCACTCAGGATTTCTCTTGATGAGGAATTTTAAATGAGATAATAAATTTTTCCAATACAAATTCATGATATCACAAATATAGGGAAATATTTTTGAACATTTCTAAAAATCAGAACCAAAAACCAACTGTAAACCATGTGAAATGATCTCGGGTTTCGGGTGCCCAGGAATGTTTTATTTCAATAGGCCCTATGATTGTTTCAAGTCCATATCCAATTGCATAACCTGTATAAGCAGGCTTTTTCAACCAATTATCGACATCTTGGAATAAATTGTTACCAATGTTAGCAAAGTTTCCGGTAAAATTCAAATGATGTTTTCTGTAAACTTCCACATCCAGCGTTGCACTGCTTTTTACATAACTGTCACCCATTAAACTTACAAAATCATATCCGTAAAACGGTCTGAAGTTAACGATCGGCGCAAAGCCATACCCTCCTAAAACAAAATCAAAATAATTTATTGATTTATCTCCGACTTTAAACCCTCCTTCGCATTGCAGTTTAATAGTTGCTTTTTTGTAAAATGTTTTAGCAAACCCCATATCGGCTTTAGCTATGGTAAAATTTTGGAAATTATCGGGATCGTCCGATGAATAAATAAACGATTTTAACTCTCCGTTAAAATACCAACCTCTTTTAGGGAAATACCTGTTGTCAAACGAATCATATTTGGCATAGCCAAAAACAGAAAAATAATTGTTATCTTCAAAAACCGGATTGGTATTACCAATATTTTCAGATTTGATTTTTAGGAACTTCAACTCGCCGCCGCCGCCTATGGAAAATTTTTGAGCGAAAATGGTTTGCAAATAGATCTGATTACTAATATCTGTAAAATCAACATTAATTGAACTCAACCCTAAATCTGTCAAGGTTAAGCCGTTGTTAAAATCATTGGGTATATTCCTGTTGAAACTTATCATTTTAGAATTAAAACCAAAACTCCAATAAAAACCGTTGTCTATATAATAATTCAAATTATAGCGAACATTATCCCCAAAATAAAATCAAACGAAAAAACATCATTCTTTGTTAAAAATTTCTTCTTGGTATAATTGATCAAAATAGAACTTTTCAATAAATCATCGTAATGCAATCCGAACTTTAAAAACGTTGTTTTCTCTTTTTCCTGTAAAAACAAATTGAATTGTTTAGTCCCTTTTATCGATCCTTTTGTAAAATTATAATTGATGGTTTTAAAGTTTTGAGTTGCATTCAAGTTATCAATTCCTCTCACAATATCATCAAAACTAATTTTAACATTGGTCTTAAACTTTAATTTTCCTCTTACGTATGCCCTGGTAAAATCCTGCAATTGATTAATCTCAATATCAGAAACCACTAAAGAATCCATCACTTTTAAGGGTTCCCTGTAAATCGGTTTTTCGGGAACTAACTTTACCAATTCTTTTTCTTTAATAGTAGCGGCCTCAATTCCTTTCAAAATAATATTATACCCTTCATCAAATGACATCATATTGTAATTACGGATATCCGGTTTAATATAAACATCGGTCAACTTTCTTTTGTTTTGCATTTTCTGAATCATTCCCAGATTATTGACCTGTAACAAAACACTAGAAGCGCCTTTTAAATCCTCACGTGATTTTAAACCATCTTGTACATCTACCCCAATAATGATATCCATACCTTTTTCACGCAACAATTCTACCGGGTAATTGTTAACAATTCCTCCGTCGATCAACAATTTTTCGTCTATTTCAATAGGATTGTACAATGAAGGTATTGCGCCACTGGCAATGATAGCTTGAGGAAGGCTTCCGGAATCTAAAATCACTTCTTTTCCGGTCTCTACATTAGTTGCAATACAGAAAAAGGGAATCGGTAAATCTTTAAAATCCTGAATCCCGCAAACATTAAAGGTCAACCTCGACAACAAATTATAATTATAAAGCCCTTTTGAAAGCGCTGTAGGCAAGCCTAATCTGAATTTATCGAACGGGAGCGTGATCGCATAGATCTCATCATTTCTTTTTTCGTAGAAGTTCTTTGCTCCTCGTGGAATATAGTCCTGGATCAAAGCATCTGTATCTACGTTACTGAAAATAGAATCTAATTGTTTAGCAGTATATCCGGAAGCATACAAGCCCCCTATGATAGCACCCATACTGGTACCACCAATGTAATCAATTTTTATACCGAGAGAATCTATGACTTTTAAAACGCCTATATGGGCTAAACCTTTGGCTCCACCACCACTTAAAACCAATCCGATCTTAGGGTGTTGCTCTTGATTTGTCAAATTTTCCTCTTGTGCTAAGCTGGCTGGGGCGAGAAATAGTAGGCTTATCAACAAGAAAATATATTTCATTCTTTTTTAGGATTCAATGTTTTGTAAAATTCGGAAATTTTTTTGGCTTTTGAAACTCCTACAACCTCAGAAATTTGCTTTTCTGAAGCTGCTTGCAATCTTTTAACACTTTTGAAATGCTTTAGTAACGTAATCATCGTTTTTTCACCGATTCCCGGAATCGTTTCCAAAGAAGTCTGTAAGGCCGACTTGCTGCGTTTATCTCTGTGATGCGTAATACCGAAACGGTGCGCTTCGTTACGCAAATGTTGTATGATCTTTAAGGTTTCCGATTTTTTATCGAGATACAACGGAACGGGATCTTCCGGATAAAACAACTCTTCCAATCGTTTAGCGATTCCTATGATGGCTATTTTGCCCCTCAATCCCAGATCATCCAAACTCTTCAGAGCCGATGACAATTGCCCTTTTCCTCCGTCAATGACAATAAGTTGAGGCAACGGTTGGTTCTCATCCAGTAAACGCTTGTATCTTCGGTATACCACTTCTTCCATAGAGGCAAAATCATTGGGGCCTTCAACGGTTTTGATATTAAAATGGCGGTAATCTTTTTTACTCGGCTTTCCGTCCTTAAAAACTACACAGGCCGAAACCGGATTGGTTCCCTGTATATTAGAATTATCAAAACATTCTATATGTCTCGGTTCTACAGAAAGCCGTAAGTCTTTTTTCATCTGCGCCATAATACGATTCGTATGCCGATCAGGATCAACAATCTTGATTTGTTTCAATTGATCTAAACGGTAATGTTTGGCGTTGCGCTCTGATAGATCGAGAATCTGTTTTTTATCTCCTAATTTAGGAACGGTTACTTTTATAGTTTCTCCTAAATCTACTTTAAACGGAACGATGATCTCTTTAGAAAGTAAATGAAAACGCTCTCTTAGTTCCACAATAGCTAATTCTAAAAGTTCCTGATCCGTCTCACTCAATTTCTTTTTTAACTCTAACGTATGTGAACGAATGATAGCACCGTGCGATATCTGCAAGAAGTTAACATAAGCCATAGTTTCATCAGAAACTATTGAAAAAACATCGATATTGGTAATCTTCGGATTTAAAATCGTTGATCTGGCCTGATAGTTCTCTAAAACTTCTATTTTATCTTTTATCTTCTGCGCTTCCTCAAATTTCATCTCTCCCGCCAGTTCCAGCATCAGGTTTCTAAAATCTTTCAGGCTCTCTTTGAAATTTCCTTTTAAAATCTCTCGTATTGCCTGTATCTGGTCTTGATAATTTTGTAAAGTCTGATAACCTTCGCAAGGACCTTTACAATTTCCTATATGGTATTCCAGGCACACCTTGTATTTTCCGGAATCAATATTTGCTTTTGACAGATCATAGTTACAGGTTCGCAACGGGTACAGTTCTTTGATCAGATCTAAAAGTGTATGAACTGTTTTACCACTGGTATACGGGCCAAAATATTCCGAACCGTCTTTAATCATTCTTCGGGTCTGAAACACTCTGGGAAAAGGTTCGTTTTTAATACAAATCCACGGATAACTTTTATCGTCCTTCAGTAATACATTATAACGCGGCTGCAATTTCTTAATTAAATTGTTCTCTAAGAGCAAAGCATCCGTTTCTGTAGGGACTACAATATGTTTAACCGAAACAATTTTTTTAACCAAGACCGTTGTTTTATAATTATCATGATGCTTGGTAAAATAGGATTGAACTCTTTTTTTAAGGTTTTTAGCCTTACCAACATATAAGATCTTTCCGTCTTTATCAAAATATTGATAAACCCCCGGACCATCGGGCAAAGTTTGTATCTGAAGTTCAAGTGGCGTTTGCATGACACAAAATTACAAAATCAGCTTTAGGATTTACCAATTAAATTTTTACTTTTAGGCACTTAATACGTTATGTGATTGATATGGAGTCATTAAAACCGTTAACCCTTTTTGGCGAAAGCATTTTAGCCGGCGAAAGCAAAACTATCAGTATGGAAATTGCGAAACTTCATACTATGAATAAGCTGAAAGTGCCTATTATCATAGAGCGCTCTAAAGTTCCCGGACCAACAGTCCTTTTTTCGGCAGGGCTTCACGGCGACGAGATCAACGGAACGGAAACCGTTCGCCAGATGATCATAAAAAAACTCAACAAACCAAAACGCGGCACAATTATTTGTATTCCCATTATCAACATTTTCGGTTTTGTAAACCAAACGCGTGAATTTCCAGACAAACGTGACCTGAACCGTGTTTTCCCCGGAAGCAAAGGTGGTTCTCTGGCCAGTCGTTTCGCTTATTACATTGTAAAAGAGATCTTACCGAATGTAGATTATGTAATTGACTTTCATGCCGGAGGGGCTCAACGTTTTAATGCGCCTCAAATCCGCATTGAACAAGGGAAATCTGAATTAAAAGAACTGGCTGAAGTTTTTCATGCTCCTTTTACTTTATACTCTAAGAACATTTCGGGTTCATTCAGAAACACCTGCGACAAACTTGGCGTTAAAATGTTACTTTTTGAAGGAGGAAAATCACTTGACCTAAATGACGACATAACAAACGAAGCTTTGCAAGGTTCTAAACGTTTTTTAGAACATTTAGACATGTTAAACCCGAAGAAGAAAGCCTCAAAACCGCCACATTCATCTATTTATATTCAAAAATCGAACTGGATCCGAGCTAAATATTCAGGCATGTTCCATGGCATAGCCCAAATAGGCAGTTTTGTAAAAAAAGGAGACATTCTGGCTACGATTTCAGATCCTTACGGTAAAGTAGAACACAACGTTAAATCTCCTAATAACGGCTATCTGATCAATGTGAATCACACTCCTTTTGTATACCAAGGAGATGCTATTTTTCATATCACAACAAGTCTGGACACCTAACATTTGTCATGTTCTTTATTTTTTTAAAGCAGTACCTTTGTCAAAATTTTAGGTATGCAATTCTGGAAAAAACTTACTCAAGAACAACGCCAACAGAGGATTCAACTGGCTTTACAGCAAAATGTCAACTTTTCAAAGGATGCTTCTTTAGGTTATCCTGCCTCAAAATTAGACAGTCGGGTATTTAATGACGATGCTCCTTTTCTAAAAGATGCTCCGACATTGCAAACCTATGTTGCTAATCCTAACAACATCGGTTGCCATACTTTCGGAACCTCTGAAAAAGCTTTCAGCGGTACTCAGGAGATCGAACGAGAAGTACTAAACGTAATTGCCGTAGATATTTTTAAAGCCAAAGAAAACGAATTTGACGGTTATATTGCTCCGGGAGGAACAGAAGCAAACATTCAGGCACTTTGGATCTTTCGTAATTATTTCTTTAATACCTATAATGCTAAACCGGATGAAATAGCTATTTTATCTTCTGAAGACACTCATTATTCTATTCCGAAAGGTTCAAACCTTCTTCAGGTAGAATGGCTAAAGATCCCTGTTGATTTTAATACAAGAGAAATCCAAAAAGACCAACTGGAACAAATTGTAGAAAATGCTATTCAAAACGGAAAGAAATACTTTATGGCAGTGGCTAATATGGCTACTACCATGTTCGGTTCTGTTGATGATCCGGATATATATAGTACGGTTTTAGAAAGACATAATGTACCCTATAAATTACATATAGACGGCGCTTACGGCGGGTTTGTTTACCCATTCAGTAATCCGAATTCCAACATCAATTTTTCTAATCCTAAAATTAGTTCTATTACTATTGATGCTCACAAAATGTTGCAGGCTCCTTACGGAACCGGTGTTTTTATTTGCAGAAAGGGTTTAATTGAAAATGTTCTGACCAAAGAGGCCGAATATGTTGAAGGAATGGATCTGACACTTTGCGGAAGCCGTTCGGGGGCTAATGCCGTTGCGGTCTGGATGATTTTGTTTACGTACGGCGCTTACGGTTGGTACGAAAAAATCAGTGTTCTTCAAATGAGAACTCAATTTTTATGTCAGGAACTGGATCAACTTAACATTGAATATTTCCGCGAACCTTTTATGAATCTGGTGACCATTCATTCTGAAAACATTCCTGAAACTATAGCCGAAAAATACGATTTGGTTCCGCAGCAACATAACGAACACAACAAATGGTATAAAATTGTCTTAATGGATCATGTTGAAGTAGAACATTTAACTACTTTTATAGCAGATTTGAAAGCGGCTATAAATGGATAAAAAAGAAGTACGAAAAAAGAGTAAAGAAGCACGAAAAAAACTTTCTTCAAACGATATTGAAGAAAAGAGTTTAGCGATAGCTAATAACTTATTACAACTGAATATATGGGACAAGACGTATTATCATCTCTTTTTACCTATTGTGGAACATAAAGAAGTGGATACTGAATTTATCTTGCAAATCTTAGCCGGAAAAGACAAGGAAACCGTTGTGTCAAAAAGTGATTTTGAAACCCGAAGAATGACTCATTTTTTATTGACTGATGCTACACGAATCAAAAAAAACGAATACAATATTCCGGAACCTGTTAACGGAATTGAAGTCCCTGTATCTAAAATTGACGTGGTCTTTGTTCCTTTATTATCCTTTGACAAACAAGGACATCGTGTAGGTTACGGAAAAGGCTTTTATGATATTTTCCTAAGTGAATGCAAACCGGATGTTATTAAGATCGGGCTTTCGTTCTTTGAACCGGAAGAAAAAATTAAAGACATTCTGGAAACAGATATGAAACTGGATTTTTGTGTAACGGATAGTAAAATTTATTCCTTTTAAGAAGAATTTTTATCCGACAAGCTCTTATTTTTCTTCAATACCGGCAGTAGCAGCAAGCGTTTTTTCTTCTTTACTGCCTCCAAAAGCTCTTTTGTTAAAAACGATCAAAATTCCAACGCCCACAGAAATAGCAACATCTGCTACATTGAAAATAGCATTGAAAAATGTAAAATATTTACCGCCCCAGATGGGCAACCATTCCGGCAAATTACCTTCCCAAATAGGAAAATAGAACATGTCTACCACTTCTCCGTAAAACCATTTACCGTAAGGATCTTCAGAAAACAGCGTTGCCACCTGATGGTAACTATCGTTAAAAATGACACCGTAAAAAACAGAATCAATGATGTTTCCTACAGCTCCTGCCAAGATCAATGCAATAGCGACAACTAAGTAATTTGAAGCTTTCTTTTTCACAGAATCCCATAACCACCAACCGATACCAAAAACGGCTATTATACGAAAAACTGTTAATGCCAACTTTCCGTAATCTCCGGGAATTACGGCTCCCCAAGCCATTCCTTCATTCTCAATAAAATGAATCTGGAACCATTCCCAACCTAATACTTTAACGGATTCTCCTAAATAAAAATGGGTCTTGATATATATTTTGGATACTTGATCGATTATAAGGACTAAAAAAACTAAAATATAAGCTTTCTTTAATGACATATTCTTGAATTTGAGCTGCAAAAGTACTGAAATTTCTACATTCCTATTTTAAAAACGAAAAAAAGTAATTTTATTGAATTAACCACTTATTTTAGCCTAATTTTAACTTTTCTATTTACTAAAAAAAATTCCAAACTCTTCCTGCTCAACCTCGGTTAAGTCATTGGGAGTCTGGAATCTTTCCCCTAAATCGGGAATTTGTTTGTATTTTATCGTTGCAAATTTTTTGCTTCGATACTCATAGTGGCATGAGGAACAATTTTCAAACGCTCCTTACCAATTAATTTCCCTGTTACTTTACAAACACCATAAGTCTTGTTCTCAATTCGAATCAAGGCATTCTTTAAATCGCGGATAAACTTTTCCTGACGTATGGCTAACTGAGAATTGGCTTCTTTAGACATGGTTTCGCTTCCTTCTTCAAATGCTTTGAATGTAGGAGACGTATCGTCTGTTCCGTTATTCAAATCATTCATGTAAGCACTCTTAATCAAATCTAAATCTGCTTTCGCTTTTTCGATTTTGGCTAAAATCAACTCCTTAAATTCCGCAAGTTCAGCATCGGAATATCTTACTTTCTCGTCTACCATAATTTCGATCATTTAGAAATTAATACTATTGTTTTCAAATCATCAAACTCAATTTCCGTACCATTTTCTATTTGGTCCACAAAAACAAGTTCGTTTGTTAAAGTTTCGGACTTGATGTAACCTTCATTTGCTTTAACAGCTTGTTCAATCTGATCGTTTTTTAGCAATTGAACTTTAATCTTATCGGTAACTTCAAAACCAGAATCTTTTCTGATATTTTGAATTCTGTTCACCAGCTCTCTTGCTATACCCTCATTGCGCAGAGCATCCGTAATGGTAATGTCAAGTGCTACTGTGATACCATTTGCATTGGCTACTAACCATCCCGGAATATCTTGTGACGAAATCTCTACATCTTCGGTTGTTAAGTTAATACTTTTTCCTGAAATGTCAAGCGTTATTTCACCTTGTCGCTCTAATGTATTGATCTGCTCCTGAGAAAAACTCTGTATTTCTTTGGAAATCAACCCCATATCTTTACCGAAACGTGGTCCGAGTGCTTTAAAATTAGGTTTTATCTGTTTTACTAAAACCCCTGAAGCATCATCCATTAATTCCACTTCCTTAACGTTTACCTCCGCTTTAATCAAGTCTGAAACAGCTTCAATTTCAGCTTTAAAAGCAGCGTCAAGCACAGGAATCATAACCCTTTTCAACGGCTGACGTACTTTTATCATCTCTTTTTTACGCAATGACAAAACTAACGACGAAACAGTTTGCGCTTTCAACATTCTGCTTTCCAAAGATTTATCAACAAACTTTTCAACATATTTCGGAAATTCCGCCAAATGTACACTTTCAAAAGCTTCAGTTTGTGTCGTTAAAGTTAAGTCTCTGTAAAGTTTATCCATAAAGAACGGAGCCACCGGAGCTGAAAGCTTAGCTACCGTTACTAAACATGTATATAGCGTTTGGTATGCTGCGATTTTATCCTGTGCATATTCACCTTTCCAGAAACGACGACGACATAAACGAACGTACCAGTTACTCAAATTCTCCTGAACGAAGTCAGAAATAGCTCGAGTGGCTTTTGTAGGCTCGTAATCCGCATAACATTCATCTACAAATCGGATCAACGTGTGTAACTCTGATAAGATCCAACGATCGATTTCCGGTCTTTCTTCTAACGGTACTTCTGCCTCAGCATATTTAAACCCATCGATATTAGCATATAACGCAAAGAATGAATAGGTATTATACAGGGTTCCGAAGAACTTACGACGTACTTCTCCTACGCCCTCCAGATCAAATTTTAAATTATCCCACGGGTTAGCATTGGAGATCATATACCAACGTGTAGCATCCGGTCCGTATTCGGCTAAAGTAGTGAACGGATCGATCGCATTTCCTAAACGCTTCGACATCTTTTGTCCGTTTTTGTCTAACACTAAACCATTTGACACCACATTTTTATAGGCTACACTGTCAAAAACCAACGTTCCGATAGCGTGTAACGTATAGAACCAACCACGAGTTTGATCCACTCCTTCCGCAATAAAATCAGCCGGATAGGTTTCGTGCTTGTCTATATATTCTTTATTTTCAAAAGGATAGTGCCATTGTGCATAAGGCATAGAACCGGAATCAAACCAAACATCGATCAGATCAGATTCACGCTTCATTGGTTTTCCTGAAGGTGAAACTAACACAATATTATCAACCACATTTTTATGCAGATCCACAAGATCATAATTGGTTTCCTCCATATTTCCGATTTCAAATCCTTTATATGGATTCTCGGTCATGAAACCGGCTTCAACCGCTTTTTCAATAGCATTGAACAATTCTTCTACCGAACCGATACAAACTTCTTCTGTTTTGTCTTCTGTTCTCCAAATAGGCAATGGAATTCCCCAATAACGAGAGCGTGATAAGTTCCAGTCGTTTGCATTTTTCAACCAGTTTCCGAAACGTCCTTCTCCGGTTGCCTTAGGCTTCCAATTGATCGTTTCGTTCAATTCGAACATTCTGTCTTTTACCTCAGTTACTTTAATGAACCAAGAATCTAACGGATAGTATAAAATAGGTTTATCGGTTCTCCAGCAATGCGGATAACTGTGTACGTATTTTTCAACTTTGAACGCTTTATTTTCTTCTTTTAAACGAATCGCTATTTCAACATCAACTGACTTCTCAGGAGCTTCACCATCATTATAATATTCGTTTTTCACATATTTACCGGACAGATCCCCTAACCCAGCTACAAACTTACCTTGTAAGTTAACTAGCGGAACGGGGTTGCCATTTTCGTCTAAAACTAACATTGGC
Proteins encoded in this window:
- the hppD gene encoding 4-hydroxyphenylpyruvate dioxygenase, whose amino-acid sequence is MAKEVKSVEYGLEKIFEGAQDFLPLLGTDYVEFYVGNAKQAAHFYKSAFGFQSLAYKGLETGSRDEVSYVLVQNKIRLVLTTPLNSKSPINEHIVKHGDGVKVVALWVEDARSAFEETTKRGAKVFMEPTVEKDEFGEVVRAGIYTYGETVHMFVERKNYNGTFMPGFVEWKTQYNPEPVGLKYIDHMVGNVGWGEMNTWVKWYEDVMGFENFLSFDDTQIHTEYSALMSKVMSNGNGRVKFPINEPAEGIKKSQIEEYLDFYEGAGVQHIAVATDNIIETVSALRSRGVEFLTTPPEEYYKAVPGRLEEHSHELREDIETLKGLGIMIDADEEGYLLQIFTKPVEDRPTLFFEIIQRMGARGFGAGNFKALFESIEREQALRGTL
- a CDS encoding homogentisate 1,2-dioxygenase; the encoded protein is MPIYHKLGKIPHKRHVQFRKENGDLYYEQLFGTIGFDGMSTNMYHEHRPTQVKEIKGQYDVAPKIAKSNNIQSYRLRGFQVEPQDDFLESRKIVLTNSDCHIVLAAPKKSTTDYFYKNTDSDEVIFIHKGTGKLRTMLGNLDFKYGDYLVIPRGMIYKIDFDTEDNRLFIVESHRPVYTPKRYRNWFGQLLEHSPFCERDIRRPEELETNDEKGDFLIKIKKRDEIFDMVYATHPFDVVGYDGYNYPYAFSIHDFEPITGRIHLPPPIHQTFETDAFVICSFVPRLYDYHPQSIPAPYNHSNIDSDEVLYYVDGDFMSRNDIEAGHISLHPAGIPHGPHPGAVERSIGKKETLELAVMVDTFKPLMVTEDAMKIADEKYYQSWLD
- the uvrC gene encoding excinuclease ABC subunit UvrC, coding for MQTPLELQIQTLPDGPGVYQYFDKDGKILYVGKAKNLKKRVQSYFTKHHDNYKTTVLVKKIVSVKHIVVPTETDALLLENNLIKKLQPRYNVLLKDDKSYPWICIKNEPFPRVFQTRRMIKDGSEYFGPYTSGKTVHTLLDLIKELYPLRTCNYDLSKANIDSGKYKVCLEYHIGNCKGPCEGYQTLQNYQDQIQAIREILKGNFKESLKDFRNLMLELAGEMKFEEAQKIKDKIEVLENYQARSTILNPKITNIDVFSIVSDETMAYVNFLQISHGAIIRSHTLELKKKLSETDQELLELAIVELRERFHLLSKEIIVPFKVDLGETIKVTVPKLGDKKQILDLSERNAKHYRLDQLKQIKIVDPDRHTNRIMAQMKKDLRLSVEPRHIECFDNSNIQGTNPVSACVVFKDGKPSKKDYRHFNIKTVEGPNDFASMEEVVYRRYKRLLDENQPLPQLIVIDGGKGQLSSALKSLDDLGLRGKIAIIGIAKRLEELFYPEDPVPLYLDKKSETLKIIQHLRNEAHRFGITHHRDKRSKSALQTSLETIPGIGEKTMITLLKHFKSVKRLQAASEKQISEVVGVSKAKKISEFYKTLNPKKE
- a CDS encoding succinylglutamate desuccinylase/aspartoacylase family protein, with amino-acid sequence MESLKPLTLFGESILAGESKTISMEIAKLHTMNKLKVPIIIERSKVPGPTVLFSAGLHGDEINGTETVRQMIIKKLNKPKRGTIICIPIINIFGFVNQTREFPDKRDLNRVFPGSKGGSLASRFAYYIVKEILPNVDYVIDFHAGGAQRFNAPQIRIEQGKSELKELAEVFHAPFTLYSKNISGSFRNTCDKLGVKMLLFEGGKSLDLNDDITNEALQGSKRFLEHLDMLNPKKKASKPPHSSIYIQKSNWIRAKYSGMFHGIAQIGSFVKKGDILATISDPYGKVEHNVKSPNNGYLINVNHTPFVYQGDAIFHITTSLDT
- a CDS encoding pyridoxal-dependent decarboxylase; the encoded protein is MQFWKKLTQEQRQQRIQLALQQNVNFSKDASLGYPASKLDSRVFNDDAPFLKDAPTLQTYVANPNNIGCHTFGTSEKAFSGTQEIEREVLNVIAVDIFKAKENEFDGYIAPGGTEANIQALWIFRNYFFNTYNAKPDEIAILSSEDTHYSIPKGSNLLQVEWLKIPVDFNTREIQKDQLEQIVENAIQNGKKYFMAVANMATTMFGSVDDPDIYSTVLERHNVPYKLHIDGAYGGFVYPFSNPNSNINFSNPKISSITIDAHKMLQAPYGTGVFICRKGLIENVLTKEAEYVEGMDLTLCGSRSGANAVAVWMILFTYGAYGWYEKISVLQMRTQFLCQELDQLNIEYFREPFMNLVTIHSENIPETIAEKYDLVPQQHNEHNKWYKIVLMDHVEVEHLTTFIADLKAAING